One stretch of bacterium DNA includes these proteins:
- a CDS encoding PBP1A family penicillin-binding protein, whose translation MMRKLFYTFSILMLLAILGGAFVAVWGYFYITRDLPRLDRVEDYRPPAVSQVYDRNGELIGEFFDPDNRRYPVSIEKVPEHVRNAFVAAEDATFYSHPGIDVVSILRAAVKNIQSGSARQGGSTITQQVVKNLLLSSQKKLTRKLKEAILSYRLEQRLTKEEILQIYLNQIFFGNRSYGIQAAAQAYFHKSVEDLSIAEGAILAGLPKAPSRYSPLSNRTEAIRRQHYVLGQMVESGFITAAEEKAAKAEELEFYRVRLNTIFGAPYFVTEVRRQFRELFPHLTPDTGGYRIETTVDTEVTDMAQLSLNRGIEVVDRRKGWRGPIDSIEEEAVTSFLTTYAAPPLEVWSSESKHPALVLEVTPARAKILLPDGSEGHVSFKASSWARRLYVNDEETEKIELAEHIKVGDVLTVSLVKKESDSAQKNIFMINQIPEIQGALVLLDPSSGEIRTLIGGYDFQKNQYNRVTQSYRQPGSAFKPVVYLAAIDQFGYSGSTIVDDEPRTFKVGDQYWNPGNFDDSFLGPITLRTALAKSRNLVSADIISRIGVEWAIYYAKKLGIDSPLGTNLSLSLGSSEVTLLEMSRAYGVFANRGVLMPTVLISRIIDRDGTTLYSATERQLDGAKRVISEESAFLMANLMKGVVERGSGWRIRELGRPSAGKTGTSNDLMDAWYIGYTPNWVCGIWVGFDLKRTLGEKQTGGTVSSPIWLSFMKEFLQREEKNQYQQLQSARRREAEELGIEYIPPEPIQAEDFSPPPGVIGKWVDQKTGQIVPIKTQGAIFDYFQRGNEPELLANFDETSSYLEAPEF comes from the coding sequence ATGATGAGAAAGCTTTTCTATACGTTCTCAATATTAATGCTTCTTGCCATCTTGGGTGGAGCGTTTGTTGCTGTTTGGGGTTATTTCTATATTACGCGAGATCTTCCGAGACTTGACAGGGTGGAAGACTATCGACCCCCAGCTGTCAGCCAAGTATATGATCGGAACGGGGAGCTGATAGGGGAGTTTTTTGATCCAGATAATCGTCGGTATCCAGTCTCAATAGAAAAAGTTCCAGAGCATGTGCGAAACGCTTTTGTAGCAGCTGAGGATGCTACATTTTACTCGCATCCAGGCATTGATGTCGTGAGCATCCTTCGAGCTGCTGTAAAAAACATACAATCTGGCAGTGCTCGTCAGGGAGGGTCGACTATAACCCAGCAGGTAGTAAAGAATCTCTTGCTGAGTTCGCAGAAAAAGCTGACAAGAAAGTTGAAGGAGGCGATACTTTCATATCGTCTTGAGCAACGGCTGACGAAAGAAGAGATATTACAGATCTATCTCAATCAAATTTTCTTTGGTAATCGTTCGTACGGGATTCAAGCAGCTGCCCAAGCATACTTTCATAAGAGTGTTGAAGACCTCTCAATTGCTGAGGGGGCTATTCTAGCGGGACTTCCAAAGGCTCCGTCACGCTATTCTCCTCTTTCAAATCGGACAGAGGCTATACGAAGACAACACTATGTGTTGGGACAAATGGTTGAATCGGGATTTATCACGGCAGCAGAAGAGAAGGCGGCTAAAGCAGAGGAGCTTGAGTTCTATCGAGTTCGCCTGAATACCATATTTGGCGCTCCATACTTTGTAACAGAGGTAAGGCGCCAATTCAGGGAGCTATTCCCCCATCTTACGCCAGATACTGGAGGATACCGCATTGAGACAACGGTAGACACTGAAGTAACGGATATGGCGCAACTCTCACTCAATCGAGGAATTGAAGTTGTGGATAGGCGAAAAGGCTGGCGCGGACCGATAGACTCCATTGAGGAAGAGGCAGTCACTTCATTTCTTACGACCTACGCTGCTCCACCGTTAGAAGTTTGGAGCTCTGAGAGCAAACATCCTGCATTGGTACTTGAAGTTACTCCAGCGAGAGCAAAAATCCTCCTTCCTGACGGAAGTGAGGGGCATGTCTCGTTTAAAGCATCGTCATGGGCGAGACGTCTTTACGTAAATGATGAGGAGACCGAAAAAATTGAGCTCGCTGAGCATATTAAGGTCGGAGATGTTCTAACGGTCTCATTGGTCAAAAAAGAGAGCGATTCGGCGCAGAAAAATATCTTTATGATTAACCAAATACCTGAGATTCAGGGGGCGCTCGTCTTACTCGATCCCTCCTCTGGTGAGATTCGTACGCTAATTGGAGGATATGATTTTCAAAAGAATCAATACAATCGAGTGACCCAGTCATACAGACAGCCAGGTTCAGCCTTCAAACCTGTTGTGTACCTCGCTGCGATTGATCAGTTTGGATATAGCGGTTCGACAATAGTCGACGATGAACCGCGGACATTTAAAGTTGGTGATCAGTATTGGAATCCAGGAAATTTCGATGACTCATTTCTTGGACCGATTACCCTACGAACGGCGCTTGCAAAATCAAGAAATCTCGTTTCCGCCGATATTATTTCGCGAATCGGAGTTGAATGGGCTATTTATTATGCGAAAAAACTTGGTATAGACAGCCCTCTGGGAACAAACCTGTCCTTGTCACTCGGGAGCAGTGAAGTAACCTTGCTTGAGATGTCACGGGCCTATGGAGTTTTCGCTAATCGAGGGGTATTGATGCCTACGGTGCTGATCAGTCGAATCATTGACCGCGATGGAACAACTTTATACTCCGCAACAGAAAGACAACTTGATGGGGCGAAGAGAGTTATATCAGAGGAGTCGGCATTCCTGATGGCAAATCTCATGAAGGGAGTTGTTGAAAGGGGGAGTGGGTGGCGAATTCGTGAGCTCGGGCGTCCATCGGCAGGGAAGACAGGCACATCCAACGACCTGATGGATGCTTGGTATATCGGTTATACACCGAATTGGGTCTGTGGAATCTGGGTTGGCTTTGATTTGAAGCGTACTCTTGGAGAGAAGCAAACTGGTGGCACCGTATCCTCTCCAATTTGGTTATCATTCATGAAAGAGTTTCTACAACGAGAGGAGAAAAACCAGTATCAACAGTTGCAAAGTGCACGTCGACGAGAAGCAGAGGAGTTAGGAATTGAGTATATCCCTCCAGAGCCAATACAGGCGGAAGACTTCTCTCCACCGCCTGGAGTGATTGGCAAATGGGTAGATCAAAAGACAGGTCAAATTGTGCCGATTAAGACTCAAGGAGCAATTTTTGATTATTTTCAACGCGGTAATGAACCAGAGCTTCTGGCAAACTTCGATGAAACGAGCTCTTATCTTGAGGCTCCAGAGTTTTAA
- a CDS encoding DUF4340 domain-containing protein has product MKFIYLSLTLISLGIWLSFQGTRDNSNIPVVGKMTFVSFLELSGKERWKLIWECDEQEPCPHLKQLPEFPISSEWLQRFSQGLKATRQYPLEEISSNGQEREHEASQYMIHVGSSSGEQRRFRIGGYNPLVQSYYLFEETEALSAVKPPYFFLVSESFVQALNAQKPEMIERRVLRDIASASFIRKCSIVLSDGQPLDFMRDGDGWSLNGRPADTPFVDELLRGIVGLQYSGKRASQLELTPHFQIILEYQNRDGTSRSELIRIMQASNPDNHVYYAQPGYSRALFPLEELPRMMRNISKEMFLK; this is encoded by the coding sequence ATGAAATTTATTTATCTTTCTCTGACTCTCATCTCTCTTGGTATCTGGCTCTCTTTTCAGGGTACCAGGGATAATTCAAACATTCCTGTAGTAGGCAAGATGACATTTGTTTCTTTCCTAGAATTGTCAGGCAAAGAACGATGGAAGCTCATCTGGGAGTGCGATGAGCAAGAGCCATGTCCTCATCTCAAACAGTTACCCGAATTCCCAATATCATCTGAATGGTTACAGAGATTCTCTCAAGGATTAAAAGCTACGCGGCAATATCCGTTAGAGGAGATAAGCTCCAACGGTCAAGAGAGGGAGCACGAAGCATCTCAATATATGATTCATGTTGGATCGAGTTCAGGAGAGCAGCGTCGGTTTCGGATTGGCGGTTATAATCCACTTGTTCAATCTTACTATCTCTTTGAGGAGACTGAGGCTCTGTCAGCAGTGAAGCCACCGTATTTTTTTCTGGTATCGGAGAGTTTTGTACAAGCGCTGAATGCTCAGAAGCCAGAAATGATAGAGCGGAGGGTATTGCGGGATATCGCGAGCGCTTCCTTCATTCGAAAATGCAGTATTGTTCTCTCAGATGGCCAGCCCCTTGACTTTATGCGAGACGGAGACGGTTGGAGCCTGAATGGTCGGCCAGCAGATACTCCATTTGTGGATGAATTGCTAAGGGGCATCGTTGGCTTACAATATTCGGGCAAACGTGCATCTCAATTGGAGCTGACTCCACATTTTCAAATTATTCTTGAGTATCAGAACAGGGATGGCACAAGTAGAAGTGAGCTTATTCGCATCATGCAAGCCTCAAACCCAGATAATCACGTGTATTATGCTCAACCTGGATATTCTCGAGCACTGTTTCCTCTCGAGGAGCTTCCGCGTATGATGAGGAATATCTCGAAGGAAATGTTCCTCAAATGA
- a CDS encoding ABC transporter ATP-binding protein, translating to MLSIDSITKYYGDVIALSEMSTSLQAGDVVGLVGLNGAGKSTLLKGLAGEFAFSQGKIVCHGTCRDADPRAYRYLFGYQPERPFFPGSFTVLEFAQFISRIYARVDGLSARERNSRIEEYLDRLRLSSFRNAFCHELSQGEQQRTAFLGAVLHEPKVLLLDEPFNGLDPRQMMEFRDMISQSPRERITILSSHLMSEVQSLCNRILILDKGELVVDQELSSLEDRQLVEDHFALSESISEKVGLKSLSGRNR from the coding sequence ATGCTCTCTATTGACTCTATCACGAAATATTATGGCGACGTTATCGCCCTATCAGAGATGAGCACATCGCTTCAAGCTGGTGATGTGGTTGGTCTGGTTGGGCTTAATGGTGCTGGAAAAAGCACTTTGTTAAAGGGGCTGGCTGGAGAGTTTGCGTTCTCTCAGGGGAAGATCGTTTGTCATGGAACTTGTCGAGATGCAGACCCTCGAGCATATCGCTACTTGTTTGGATATCAGCCAGAACGCCCGTTTTTTCCAGGGAGCTTTACTGTTCTCGAGTTTGCTCAATTTATATCACGCATCTATGCACGTGTAGACGGATTAAGTGCCCGAGAAAGAAACAGTCGAATTGAAGAATATTTAGATCGTCTCCGTCTATCTTCATTTCGTAATGCGTTCTGTCACGAACTGTCACAAGGAGAGCAACAGCGAACCGCGTTCCTTGGTGCTGTGCTTCATGAGCCTAAAGTCTTGCTTCTTGATGAGCCATTTAATGGACTCGATCCAAGACAGATGATGGAGTTTCGAGATATGATCTCTCAATCTCCAAGGGAGCGTATTACGATATTAAGTTCTCATTTGATGAGTGAAGTGCAATCCTTGTGCAACCGTATTCTCATATTAGACAAAGGAGAGCTCGTCGTGGATCAGGAGCTATCTTCATTAGAAGATAGACAGCTCGTTGAGGATCATTTTGCCCTATCTGAAAGCATCTCTGAGAAGGTCGGTTTAAAAAGTCTATCAGGAAGAAATCGATGA